The genomic region CCGCTCGCCCACCAGTCCGTCGAGCGCGGCTTCGAAGCGCGCATCACTCAGCGCGTAGCGCAGGGTGTGATAGATCGGCAGCCGGGCCAGCGAGGTCACCGAAGCCGGAAACTCCATCAGCCGCCCCTCCCCGGCCGCCACCCGGTAAGGCTCGCGCCGCATCGTGAACGGCCACGGCCGGAGGCGCATCACCGCACGCGGATCGCGGCTCTTGAGCGCGAGCAGCATGCGCGCCGGCAGCAACATCGGCGTCGGATAGCCCGAGGCGTCGTAGCGGTAGCCGCAGTCGGCCAACGCCCTGAGCCCCCGCGCGTTCATGTCGAAGTTCGGCGACCGATAGCCGACCACCGGCCGGCCGGTGGCCTGCTCGAGCGCCGCGCGCGACCGGTCGAGCTCGTCGCGCATCGCCGCGTCTGCGAGGCTCGCGAACGCCAGCGGATGGCTCTGCGAATGGCTGGCCACCTCGTGTCCCCCGGCCACCAGCTGCCCGAGCGCCGTGCGCTGCGCGGGGGCGTCGCGGCCCACCACGAACAACGTGGCGCGCACTCCGGTGCGCGCGAAGATCTCGGTGAGCCTCGGCAGCGCGCGGGTGTAGACCAGCGGATCGGGCGGCAGCCCCGGAAAACCATAGCCGATCAGATGGAGATCGACCGGATCCACGTCCACGCTGACGGTGGCGACCGGCCGCTCGCTCACGGGCTCGCGCGCCGTTCGAGGTCGTAGAGTTCGAGCGTGCCGATCCGCCTCCCTCCGTGCTCGATGGCGAGCGAGTCGGAGCGCCAGGGTCGCGCGAACGCCGGCGCATGAAACTCGGGGTGCTCGGGACTGGTGACGATCGCGAGGCGCGTGGCGCCCAGCGTGCACAGCGTGTCGATTCGGCCCGGAGTCAGATCGGGGATCGCCAGCGACCAGCCCAGGCGATCCGCGCGATAGAGGAGCCGAGGATCCGAATAGCCCGAGGCGTGATCGCATGCGATCACCAGCGCGCCCTTCGGAAGTCTCGCGTCCATCAGCCGGCCCGCCTGGACCCTCAGCCAGTCCACGCGGTAGTAGCCGAGACGCCCGGGACTCACCAGCGCCACGATCACGAACAGCGCCGTCACCAGCAGCGCCACCGGCCGCGCTCGCTCGAGCATCGCCTCGGCGCCGAGCGCGATCAGCAGCGCCGCCGGGGCGAGAAAGGCAATCTGATAGTAGTTGTGGATCACGTTGAGCGGGAAGAACACGAGCAGGTAGAGCAGGGTGCCCGCGCACCATGCGAAGGCGAAGGCGCGCAGGCCGGCGCGATAGCCCGGCGCCCGAGCCAGCGGCGCGAGCGGAGCCGCGAAGGCCAGCAGCACGCCGGGCGGCGTCGCCACCTCGGTGAGGAGGCGTCGCACCACCCGTGCCCAGCTCGCGCGGTCCAGACGCTGCGACCATTCGCCGAAATACCACCAGAGCGGATTCACTTCCTTGTAGTACCCGGGCAGGAAGTACCAGTCGGGCGCCGCGGCGTTGACCGCATCGACGTGCGTGCGCCACAGCTTGAAGGCAACCACCGTGACCAGCAGCGCGCCCGCAAGCAGCGCGAAGCCCAACGCGCCGGAAGCCGACAGCGCCAGCAGCCCGAGCGGTCCGAGCAGGGGCAGTAGATAGGGCGCCTTGATCATCGCCGCGATCGCGCCCCACGCCCCCGCCGCCACCGCGTGGGACCAGCGCTTCTCCCGCGCCGCGACCGCGCCATGGTAGAGCAGCGCGTGGGCGCCGGCCGTGGCCGCGAAGTCGACGTGCGCGGCCCGCGAATAGAACTGGCCGAGCGGCAGTGCCAGCCACGCCAGGGTGGCGAGCCACGCCGCCCGCGGCGAGGCGATGCGTCGAACGAACAGATGAAGGTAGAGCGTGGCGAGCGCGAAGAAGCCGAGCCCCACCAG from Candidatus Sulfotelmatobacter sp. harbors:
- a CDS encoding glycosyltransferase family 39 protein; the encoded protein is MTQSIPSPRAGREWGWWIAALALFLPRLLHLGGPLDDPHSWRQCDTAFYSLDFSRRGFDLLHPSVCWLGAHRTLIFEFPLPEAISGLLDRLFGRSETWDRLVGLGFFALATLYLHLFVRRIASPRAAWLATLAWLALPLGQFYSRAAHVDFAATAGAHALLYHGAVAAREKRWSHAVAAGAWGAIAAMIKAPYLLPLLGPLGLLALSASGALGFALLAGALLVTVVAFKLWRTHVDAVNAAAPDWYFLPGYYKEVNPLWWYFGEWSQRLDRASWARVVRRLLTEVATPPGVLLAFAAPLAPLARAPGYRAGLRAFAFAWCAGTLLYLLVFFPLNVIHNYYQIAFLAPAALLIALGAEAMLERARPVALLVTALFVIVALVSPGRLGYYRVDWLRVQAGRLMDARLPKGALVIACDHASGYSDPRLLYRADRLGWSLAIPDLTPGRIDTLCTLGATRLAIVTSPEHPEFHAPAFARPWRSDSLAIEHGGRRIGTLELYDLERRASP
- a CDS encoding polysaccharide deacetylase family protein, translating into MSERPVATVSVDVDPVDLHLIGYGFPGLPPDPLVYTRALPRLTEIFARTGVRATLFVVGRDAPAQRTALGQLVAGGHEVASHSQSHPLAFASLADAAMRDELDRSRAALEQATGRPVVGYRSPNFDMNARGLRALADCGYRYDASGYPTPMLLPARMLLALKSRDPRAVMRLRPWPFTMRREPYRVAAGEGRLMEFPASVTSLARLPIYHTLRYALSDARFEAALDGLVGERRSLSYALHAVDALGQREDAVDPRLAGHPGMDRALDHKLALLERSLSSIVQRFAVQTFAERLEATPA